A genomic region of Stenotrophomonas sp. NA06056 contains the following coding sequences:
- a CDS encoding LysR substrate-binding domain-containing protein: MNLRDLKYLVALADHKHFGRAAASCFVSQPTLSTQIRKLEEELGLPLVERAPRKVMLTPAGQEAAARARVIVAEVEQLKEAARRSRDPEAGTVRLGIFPTLGPYLLPHVIPRIRTRFPELELLLVEEKSDVLLERLREGKLDAALLALPVIDDQLHAEFLFEEPFLLAVSGRHPLATREHLDVQELATQKLLLLEDGHCLRDQALEVCRLFGANEKSEFRATSLETLRQMVAADVGITLLPSLSVQPPVPRSNNIRLIDFVGEGRPSRRIAMIWRRSSAMNEFLMELAEQFKRLPDALFTLEALAPANGDAATPPTPVLNG, from the coding sequence ATGAACCTGCGTGACCTGAAATACCTGGTGGCCCTGGCCGATCACAAGCACTTCGGCCGGGCCGCCGCCTCCTGCTTCGTCAGCCAGCCCACGCTGTCGACGCAGATCCGCAAGCTGGAAGAGGAACTGGGCCTGCCGCTGGTGGAACGCGCGCCGCGCAAGGTGATGCTGACCCCTGCCGGCCAGGAAGCGGCCGCGCGGGCGCGGGTGATCGTGGCCGAAGTGGAGCAGTTGAAGGAAGCGGCGCGACGCAGTCGTGATCCGGAAGCGGGGACCGTGCGCCTGGGGATCTTCCCGACCCTGGGCCCGTACCTGTTGCCGCACGTGATTCCGCGCATCCGCACCCGCTTCCCCGAGCTGGAACTGCTGCTGGTGGAAGAAAAGAGCGATGTGCTGCTGGAGCGCCTGCGCGAGGGCAAACTCGATGCCGCGCTGTTGGCGCTGCCGGTGATCGACGACCAGCTGCATGCCGAGTTCCTGTTCGAGGAACCGTTCCTGCTGGCCGTGTCCGGTCGCCATCCGCTGGCCACGCGCGAGCATCTGGACGTACAGGAGCTGGCCACGCAGAAGCTGCTGCTGCTGGAAGACGGCCACTGCCTGCGTGACCAGGCGCTGGAAGTCTGTCGCCTGTTCGGCGCCAATGAAAAATCCGAATTCCGCGCCACCAGCCTGGAAACGCTGCGACAGATGGTCGCCGCCGACGTGGGCATCACCCTGCTGCCCAGCCTGTCGGTACAGCCGCCGGTGCCGCGTTCGAACAACATCCGTCTGATCGACTTCGTCGGCGAGGGCCGTCCCAGCCGTCGCATCGCCATGATCTGGCGCCGCAGCTCGGCGATGAACGAGTTCCTGATGGAGCTGGCCGAACAATTCAAGCGCCTGCCCGATGCGCTGTTCACGCTGGAAGCGTTGGCCCCGGCAAACGGCGATGCTGCCACCCCGCCCACGCCGGTGCTGAACGGCTGA
- the msrA gene encoding peptide-methionine (S)-S-oxide reductase MsrA — protein MLGIGAFKQRLPRLEEALPGRDQPLPLHSNQHFVNSHPLKDRFAGLQQIRFALGCFWGAERKFWSEPGVYSTSVGYAGGITPNPTYEEVCSGLTGHTEVVQVVFDPAVVSLERLLQLFWESHDPTQGMRQGNDTGTQYRSAIHATDEAQYAAALASREAYQAQLDAAGYGPITTEIVYPAPAYYYAEDYHQQYLAKNPNGYCGIGGTGVSCPIGLDVEGPR, from the coding sequence ATCCTCGGCATCGGGGCCTTCAAGCAGCGCTTGCCGCGCCTGGAAGAAGCGCTGCCGGGGCGCGACCAGCCGCTGCCGCTGCACAGCAACCAGCACTTCGTGAACAGCCATCCGTTGAAGGACCGGTTCGCCGGGCTGCAGCAGATCCGCTTCGCGCTGGGCTGTTTCTGGGGCGCCGAGCGCAAGTTCTGGAGCGAGCCGGGCGTGTACAGCACCTCAGTCGGCTATGCCGGCGGCATCACCCCGAACCCCACTTACGAAGAGGTCTGCTCCGGTCTGACCGGCCATACCGAAGTGGTGCAGGTCGTGTTCGACCCGGCGGTGGTGAGCCTGGAGCGGCTGCTGCAGCTGTTCTGGGAGAGCCACGACCCGACCCAGGGCATGCGCCAGGGCAACGACACCGGCACCCAGTACCGCTCGGCGATCCACGCCACTGACGAAGCGCAGTACGCAGCGGCGCTGGCAAGCCGCGAGGCTTACCAGGCGCAGTTGGACGCGGCCGGCTACGGCCCGATCACCACCGAGATCGTGTACCCGGCACCGGCGTACTACTACGCCGAGGACTACCACCAGCAGTATCTGGCGAAGAACCCGAACGGTTACTGCGGCATCGGCGGCACCGGTGTGAGCTGCCCGATCGGGTTGGATGTGGAGGGGCCGCGCTGA
- a CDS encoding UbiH/UbiF family hydroxylase, with translation MNRRARLDVVIVGGGVVGAACALALANAGLAVALVEGREPAPWQAAQPDLRVFAFAADNVQLLERLGVWPTIAQARAWPYRRMQVWDAAGGEDLLFDADRFGRRQLGFIVENGLLQDRLWAALPAAGVELHCPARVEALEQDEHGVRLRLDDGRRIEAALAVAADGAESTLRGLAGIDVERHDYQQRGVVAYVDSELPNQATAWQRFLPTGPLALLPVAERRSSIVWTLPDDEAARVLALDDDAFNRELTRAFAARLGALRLASPRAAFPLRRQLARHYVAGRVLALGDAAHVVHPLAGQGVNLGLRDVAALQHWLAPSAERRGQPRLSPQRLQRWARERRSDNQIAAYSFEAINRLFSNDEMHLTLARGRALGCVGKWPPLVQAFWKRAAGV, from the coding sequence ATGAACCGGCGCGCACGGCTGGACGTGGTGATCGTTGGTGGCGGTGTGGTCGGTGCTGCCTGTGCGCTGGCCCTGGCCAATGCGGGTCTTGCCGTGGCACTGGTGGAAGGCCGTGAGCCGGCGCCGTGGCAGGCTGCACAGCCGGATCTGCGGGTGTTCGCCTTCGCCGCCGACAACGTGCAGTTGCTGGAGCGCCTCGGTGTATGGCCGACGATCGCGCAGGCGCGCGCCTGGCCGTACCGGCGCATGCAGGTGTGGGACGCGGCCGGAGGCGAGGACCTGCTGTTCGACGCGGATCGCTTCGGCCGTCGCCAGCTGGGCTTCATCGTCGAGAACGGCTTGCTGCAGGATCGCCTGTGGGCGGCACTGCCTGCCGCAGGTGTGGAGCTGCATTGCCCGGCGCGCGTGGAAGCGCTTGAACAGGACGAGCACGGTGTGCGCCTGCGCCTGGATGATGGCCGTCGCATCGAAGCCGCACTGGCAGTTGCTGCCGACGGTGCGGAATCGACCCTGCGCGGACTGGCCGGGATCGACGTTGAGCGCCATGACTACCAGCAGCGCGGTGTGGTCGCCTATGTGGACAGCGAGCTGCCCAACCAGGCAACCGCCTGGCAGCGCTTTCTGCCGACCGGTCCGCTGGCGCTGCTGCCGGTGGCCGAGCGCCGCAGTTCCATCGTCTGGACGTTGCCCGACGACGAGGCGGCGCGGGTACTGGCGCTGGACGACGACGCATTCAATCGTGAACTGACCCGCGCTTTCGCCGCGCGCCTGGGCGCGCTGCGGCTGGCCTCGCCGCGCGCGGCGTTCCCGCTGCGCCGTCAGTTGGCCCGCCACTATGTGGCCGGTCGCGTGTTGGCGCTGGGCGATGCCGCTCACGTGGTGCACCCGCTGGCCGGGCAGGGGGTCAACCTCGGCCTGCGCGACGTCGCTGCCCTGCAGCACTGGCTGGCACCGTCGGCAGAGCGCCGCGGGCAGCCACGCCTGTCGCCGCAGCGCCTGCAACGCTGGGCGCGTGAGCGTCGCAGCGACAACCAGATCGCCGCCTACAGCTTCGAAGCGATCAACCGGCTGTTCTCCAACGATGAGATGCACCTGACCCTGGCGCGTGGCCGCGCGCTGGGTTGTGTGGGCAAGTGGCCGCCGCTGGTGCAGGCGTTCTGGAAGCGCGCCGCAGGGGTGTGA
- the ahpF gene encoding alkyl hydroperoxide reductase subunit F: MLDANLQSQLKTYLERVTRPIQITAHADDGAKSQEMLELLQTLESLSDKISLQVLRDGQGRVPSFDLGTPGQDIHLTFAGLPMGHEFTSLVLALLQVGGHPSKATAELIEQVQNLEGDYRFETYFSLSCQNCPDVVQALNLAAVLNPRIQHVAIDGALFQDEVEKREIMSVPTVYLNGEVFDQGRMTLEQIVAKLDTNASKRDAEKIAAKDAFDVLVVGGGPAGAAAAIYAARKGIRTGIAAERFGGQVLDTMAIENFISVKETEGPKLATALEQHVREYEVDIMDLQRATALVPAGEDGLVQVQLENGAVLKSRSVILSTGARWRQMNVPGEDQYRNKGVAYCPHCDGPLFKGKRVAVIGGGNSGVEAAIDLAGIVSHVTLLEFDSSLRADEVLQKKLRSLANVTVLTSAQTTEVLGDGSRVTGLVYKDRVGGDSHRVELEGIFVQIGLLPNTEWLKDTVALSPRGEIVIDDRGQTNLPGVFAAGDCTTVPYKQIIIAMGAGSTAALSAFDHLIRSSVPKSSGAVAEAA, from the coding sequence ATGTTGGACGCCAACCTGCAGTCGCAGCTGAAGACCTATCTGGAGCGCGTGACCCGCCCGATCCAGATCACCGCGCATGCCGACGATGGCGCCAAGTCGCAGGAGATGCTGGAACTGCTGCAGACCCTGGAAAGCCTGTCGGACAAGATCTCGCTGCAGGTGCTGCGCGATGGCCAGGGCCGCGTGCCGTCCTTCGACCTGGGCACGCCGGGCCAGGACATCCACCTGACCTTCGCTGGCCTGCCGATGGGCCACGAGTTCACCTCGCTGGTGCTGGCCCTGCTGCAGGTCGGCGGCCACCCGTCCAAGGCTACTGCCGAGCTGATCGAGCAGGTGCAGAACCTGGAAGGTGATTACAGGTTCGAAACCTATTTCTCGCTGTCCTGCCAGAACTGCCCGGACGTGGTGCAGGCCCTGAACCTGGCTGCGGTGCTCAACCCGCGCATCCAGCACGTGGCCATCGACGGCGCCCTGTTCCAGGACGAAGTCGAGAAGCGCGAGATCATGTCGGTGCCGACCGTGTACCTCAACGGTGAAGTCTTCGACCAGGGCCGCATGACCCTCGAGCAGATCGTCGCCAAGCTGGACACCAATGCCAGCAAGCGCGATGCCGAGAAGATCGCCGCCAAGGACGCCTTCGACGTACTGGTGGTGGGCGGTGGCCCGGCGGGTGCCGCTGCGGCGATCTACGCTGCGCGCAAGGGCATCCGTACCGGCATCGCCGCCGAGCGTTTCGGTGGCCAGGTGCTGGACACCATGGCGATCGAGAACTTCATTTCGGTCAAGGAGACCGAAGGCCCGAAGCTGGCCACGGCGCTGGAACAGCACGTGCGCGAGTACGAGGTCGACATCATGGACCTGCAACGCGCCACTGCGTTGGTGCCTGCCGGTGAAGACGGCCTGGTGCAGGTGCAGCTGGAAAACGGTGCCGTGCTGAAGTCGCGCTCGGTGATTCTGTCCACCGGCGCACGCTGGCGGCAGATGAACGTGCCCGGCGAAGACCAGTACCGCAACAAGGGCGTGGCTTACTGCCCGCACTGCGACGGCCCGCTGTTCAAGGGCAAGCGCGTGGCGGTGATCGGCGGTGGCAATTCCGGCGTTGAAGCCGCCATCGATCTGGCCGGCATCGTGTCGCATGTGACCCTGCTGGAATTCGATTCCAGCCTGCGTGCCGACGAAGTACTGCAGAAGAAGCTGCGCAGCCTGGCCAACGTCACCGTGCTGACCAGCGCGCAGACCACCGAAGTGCTGGGCGACGGCAGCCGCGTCACCGGCCTGGTCTACAAGGATCGTGTCGGCGGCGATTCCCATCGCGTCGAACTGGAAGGCATCTTCGTGCAGATCGGCCTGCTGCCGAACACCGAATGGCTGAAGGACACCGTGGCCCTGTCGCCGCGTGGCGAGATCGTCATCGATGACCGCGGGCAGACCAATCTGCCGGGTGTGTTCGCCGCGGGTGATTGCACGACGGTACCCTACAAGCAGATCATCATCGCGATGGGCGCCGGTTCGACCGCCGCACTGAGCGCCTTCGATCACCTGATCCGCTCCTCCGTTCCCAAGAGCAGCGGTGCGGTGGCCGAAGCGGCCTGA
- a CDS encoding DUF6348 family protein, with protein sequence MSAAPSALLPLLQQVLLGRDIACTVEGDELLLDSGLYLTPHGVASNARDNGGWQTSTVIETRHAGLFADGLFEYQHANGATEQESLLSGFETWVRVDLATLQAAVGAEDAPDLPMMGLIYPAGDEGEEHERTVVLGPLAHYRASELDDAAACSEDDHGSCPCCLFTKSIDAFDDLLKAHHFLAIRLFASRDEQGQCEADCRVNGHDFAPALPLLRAYAARWPQAGLEFRKQYVVIRTGSPSPA encoded by the coding sequence ATGTCCGCTGCCCCGAGTGCACTTCTGCCACTGCTGCAACAGGTCCTGCTGGGCCGCGACATCGCCTGCACCGTCGAGGGTGACGAACTGCTGCTCGACAGCGGCCTGTACCTGACGCCGCACGGCGTCGCCAGCAACGCGCGCGACAACGGCGGCTGGCAGACCTCCACCGTCATCGAGACCCGCCACGCTGGCCTGTTCGCCGATGGCCTGTTCGAGTACCAGCACGCCAACGGTGCGACCGAACAGGAATCGTTGTTGTCCGGCTTCGAGACATGGGTGCGGGTGGATCTGGCAACCCTGCAGGCCGCCGTCGGCGCCGAAGACGCACCGGATCTGCCGATGATGGGCCTGATCTATCCGGCCGGCGACGAAGGCGAAGAGCACGAGCGCACCGTGGTGCTGGGGCCACTGGCCCATTACCGCGCCAGCGAACTGGACGACGCTGCCGCGTGCAGCGAAGACGACCATGGTTCCTGCCCCTGCTGCCTGTTCACCAAAAGCATCGATGCCTTCGACGACCTGCTGAAGGCCCACCACTTCCTGGCCATCCGCCTGTTCGCATCGCGCGACGAGCAGGGCCAGTGCGAAGCCGACTGCCGGGTCAACGGCCATGACTTTGCCCCTGCACTGCCGTTGCTGCGCGCCTATGCCGCACGCTGGCCGCAAGCCGGGCTGGAGTTCCGCAAGCAGTACGTGGTGATCCGCACCGGCTCGCCCTCGCCGGCCTGA
- a CDS encoding DUF2007 domain-containing protein: MHIVYKADNLFDAHLVKHALEDAGIPAFVFGESLLGGMGELPLFGVLRVGIPDAARPQAEDIVAALDLGHAPGDPISDADDIAGLPA, translated from the coding sequence ATGCACATCGTGTACAAGGCCGACAATCTGTTCGACGCCCACCTGGTCAAGCACGCGCTGGAAGACGCCGGTATCCCGGCCTTCGTGTTTGGCGAGTCGCTGTTGGGCGGCATGGGCGAGTTACCGCTGTTTGGCGTGCTGCGTGTCGGTATCCCCGACGCCGCGAGGCCGCAGGCGGAGGACATCGTGGCCGCGCTGGACTTGGGCCACGCCCCCGGCGACCCCATTTCAGATGCCGACGACATTGCCGGACTTCCGGCGTAG
- a CDS encoding glutamine--tRNA ligase/YqeY domain fusion protein, with the protein MSEHTPASPETPADSHEKRDFIRQIVREDLASGKHQAIKTRFPPEPNGYLHIGHAKSICLNFGIAGEFSGVCNLRFDDTNPAKEDPEYVAAIQDDVRWLGFEWNELRHASDYFQTYYLAAEKLIEQGKAYVCDLSAEEVRAYRGTLTEPGRPSPWRDRSVEENLDLFRRMRAGEFPDGARTVRAKIDMASGNINLRDPALYRIKHVEHQNTGNAWPIYPMYDFAHALGDSIEGITHSLCTLEFEDHRPLYDWCVDNVDFAHDDALTQPLVDAGLPREAAKPRQIEFSRLNINYTVMSKRKLMALVTEQLVDGWEDPRMPTLQGLRRRGYTPAAMRLFAERVGISKQNSMIDFSVLEGALREDLDSAAARRMAVVDPVKLVLTNLAEGHEEQLTFSNHPKDESFGSRQVPFAREVWIDREDFAEVPPKGWKRLVPGGEVRLRGAGIIRCDEVIKDADGTITELRGWLDPESRPGMEGANRKVKGTIHWVSAVHGVPAEIRLYDRLFSVPNPDDESEGKTYRDYLNPESRRTVIGYVEPAAASAAPEQSFQFERTGYFVADRRDHTEAKPVFNRSVTLRDTWSA; encoded by the coding sequence ATGTCAGAGCACACCCCCGCCAGCCCCGAGACCCCCGCCGACAGCCACGAGAAGCGCGATTTCATCCGCCAGATCGTGCGCGAGGACCTGGCCAGCGGAAAGCACCAGGCGATCAAGACCCGCTTCCCGCCGGAACCGAACGGCTATCTGCACATCGGTCACGCCAAGTCGATCTGCCTGAACTTCGGCATCGCCGGTGAGTTCAGCGGTGTCTGCAACCTGCGCTTCGACGACACCAACCCGGCCAAGGAAGACCCGGAGTACGTGGCCGCGATCCAGGACGACGTGCGCTGGCTGGGCTTTGAATGGAACGAGCTGCGCCACGCGTCGGACTACTTCCAGACCTATTACCTGGCCGCCGAGAAGCTGATCGAACAGGGCAAGGCCTATGTATGCGACCTGTCGGCCGAGGAAGTGCGTGCCTACCGCGGCACCCTGACCGAACCGGGCCGTCCGTCGCCGTGGCGCGACCGCAGTGTCGAGGAGAATCTCGACCTGTTCCGCCGCATGCGTGCCGGTGAGTTCCCGGACGGCGCGCGCACCGTGCGTGCCAAGATCGACATGGCCAGTGGCAACATCAACCTGCGCGATCCGGCGCTGTACCGCATCAAGCATGTCGAGCACCAGAACACCGGCAACGCGTGGCCGATCTACCCGATGTACGACTTCGCGCATGCACTGGGCGATTCGATCGAGGGCATCACCCACTCGCTGTGCACGCTGGAGTTCGAAGACCACCGCCCGCTGTACGACTGGTGCGTGGACAACGTCGATTTCGCCCATGACGATGCGCTGACCCAGCCGCTGGTCGATGCGGGCCTGCCGCGCGAAGCGGCCAAGCCGCGCCAGATCGAGTTCTCGCGCTTGAACATCAACTACACGGTGATGAGCAAGCGCAAGCTGATGGCACTGGTCACCGAACAGCTGGTGGATGGCTGGGAAGATCCGCGCATGCCGACCCTGCAGGGCCTGCGTCGTCGCGGCTACACCCCGGCCGCGATGCGCCTGTTCGCCGAGCGCGTGGGCATCAGCAAGCAGAATTCGATGATCGACTTCAGCGTGCTGGAAGGCGCGCTGCGCGAAGACCTGGACAGCGCCGCAGCGCGCCGCATGGCCGTGGTCGACCCGGTCAAGCTGGTGCTGACCAACCTGGCCGAAGGCCACGAAGAGCAGCTGACCTTCAGCAACCACCCGAAGGACGAAAGCTTCGGCAGCCGCCAGGTACCGTTCGCACGCGAAGTGTGGATCGACCGCGAGGACTTCGCCGAAGTACCGCCGAAGGGCTGGAAGCGCCTGGTCCCGGGTGGCGAAGTGCGCCTGCGCGGCGCCGGCATCATCCGCTGCGATGAAGTGATCAAGGACGCCGACGGCACCATCACCGAGCTGCGCGGCTGGCTGGATCCGGAATCGCGCCCGGGCATGGAAGGCGCCAACCGCAAGGTGAAGGGCACCATCCACTGGGTCAGCGCCGTGCACGGCGTGCCGGCGGAAATCCGCCTGTACGACCGCCTGTTCTCGGTGCCGAACCCGGACGACGAATCGGAAGGCAAGACCTACCGCGACTACCTCAATCCGGAATCGCGCCGCACCGTCATCGGCTATGTCGAGCCGGCCGCGGCCAGCGCCGCTCCGGAACAGTCGTTCCAGTTCGAACGTACCGGCTACTTCGTTGCCGATCGCCGCGACCACACCGAAGCCAAGCCGGTGTTCAACCGCAGCGTGACCCTGCGCGACACCTGGTCGGCCTGA
- a CDS encoding transaldolase — MSTPSKLSQLRELSVVVADTGDYEAIKRLQPVDCTTNPTLVKKALDLPVYAELIERELAWGREQSGDRETVVHAVADRLTIGVGALLSTLVPGRVSTEVDADQAHDTAATVAKARQFIQMYADAGVPREKILIKIAATWEGVEAARVLQAEGIDCNLTLIFNPTQALACSEAGAFLISPFVGRILDWYVANGQTPATIDEDPGVVFVRGVYAEFKRRGSPTVVMGASFRSTAQIEALAGCDRLTISPDLLEKLDADHGALPRKLVAGAADGVTVTPIDAAKFAADLAADPMATEKLATGIDAFAKDLEALRERIRSEL, encoded by the coding sequence ATGAGTACCCCGTCCAAACTGTCCCAGCTGCGCGAACTGTCCGTGGTCGTTGCCGATACCGGTGACTACGAGGCGATCAAGCGCCTGCAGCCGGTGGACTGCACCACCAATCCGACCCTGGTGAAGAAGGCATTGGACCTGCCGGTCTATGCAGAACTGATCGAACGCGAACTGGCCTGGGGCCGCGAGCAGAGCGGTGACCGCGAGACCGTGGTGCACGCCGTGGCCGACCGACTGACCATCGGCGTCGGCGCGCTGCTGAGCACGCTGGTACCGGGCCGCGTGTCCACCGAAGTGGATGCCGACCAGGCCCATGACACCGCCGCGACCGTAGCCAAGGCCCGCCAGTTCATCCAGATGTACGCCGATGCCGGCGTGCCGCGCGAGAAGATTCTGATCAAGATCGCTGCGACCTGGGAAGGCGTGGAAGCTGCGCGCGTGCTGCAGGCCGAAGGCATCGACTGCAACCTGACCCTGATCTTCAACCCGACCCAGGCACTGGCCTGCAGCGAGGCCGGCGCGTTCCTGATCTCGCCGTTCGTCGGCCGCATCCTGGATTGGTACGTGGCCAACGGCCAGACCCCGGCCACCATCGACGAAGACCCGGGCGTGGTGTTCGTGCGTGGCGTGTATGCCGAATTCAAGCGTCGCGGTTCGCCGACGGTGGTGATGGGCGCGTCGTTCCGTTCGACCGCGCAGATCGAAGCGCTGGCCGGCTGCGACCGCCTGACCATTTCGCCGGACCTGCTGGAGAAGCTGGACGCCGACCACGGCGCGCTGCCGCGCAAGCTGGTGGCCGGGGCGGCCGACGGCGTGACCGTCACCCCGATCGATGCGGCGAAGTTCGCGGCGGATCTGGCGGCCGACCCGATGGCGACCGAGAAGCTGGCTACGGGTATTGATGCGTTTGCCAAGGATCTGGAAGCGCTGCGCGAGCGCATTCGTTCGGAACTGTGA
- a CDS encoding EF-hand domain-containing protein produces the protein MRYHSLTLLITLLAAAPAMAQQLPHTPAQSQPLGPTGGAIRQQPLDAGRVSGSVGIARPAGEAQVTVRSLEPSSVVGQYRIHFAALDVNGDGFISREEAQANPALADEFNSLDRKHRGKLDRADLAGWLVD, from the coding sequence ATGCGCTACCACTCGCTCACCCTGCTGATCACCTTGCTGGCTGCCGCACCGGCCATGGCCCAGCAACTGCCGCACACCCCGGCGCAGAGCCAGCCGCTGGGACCCACCGGCGGCGCGATCCGCCAGCAGCCGCTGGATGCGGGCCGGGTCAGCGGCAGCGTCGGGATTGCACGGCCGGCCGGCGAGGCACAGGTGACGGTGCGTTCGCTGGAGCCCAGCAGCGTGGTTGGCCAGTACCGCATCCACTTCGCTGCGCTGGATGTGAACGGCGATGGCTTCATCAGCCGCGAGGAAGCACAGGCGAATCCGGCGCTGGCCGATGAGTTCAATTCGCTGGACCGCAAGCATCGCGGCAAGCTGGATCGTGCCGACCTGGCCGGTTGGCTGGTTGATTGA
- the rnk gene encoding nucleoside diphosphate kinase regulator, protein MNTASGLPPSITVTTLDMDRLDAMLESPAHSQTPAARALADELNRATVLPPDQIPEGIVMMHSRVECEDEVSGEKHVLTLVFPREANVDEGKVSVLAPVGSALLGLAVGQSIDWTAPGGRKLRLRVSAVHNDRP, encoded by the coding sequence ATGAATACCGCCAGCGGCCTGCCGCCGTCGATCACCGTTACCACCCTCGACATGGACCGCCTGGACGCCATGCTCGAATCCCCGGCACACAGCCAGACGCCGGCTGCGCGCGCGCTTGCCGACGAACTCAACCGGGCGACCGTGTTGCCGCCAGACCAGATTCCCGAAGGCATCGTCATGATGCATTCGCGCGTGGAGTGCGAAGATGAAGTGTCGGGCGAGAAACATGTCCTGACCCTGGTCTTCCCCCGCGAAGCCAATGTCGATGAAGGCAAGGTGTCCGTGCTGGCCCCCGTCGGCAGCGCCCTGCTTGGCCTGGCCGTTGGCCAGAGCATCGACTGGACCGCCCCGGGCGGCCGCAAGCTGCGGCTGCGCGTGAGCGCGGTCCACAACGACCGTCCCTGA
- a CDS encoding nucleoside deaminase: protein MLYAQVHLTLPAWIHDQIDLDRRYPGDEAKVALAIELSRLNVDHASGGPFGAVVFGPDDKVIAAGVNRVMPHSTSLAHAENMAYMLAQQRLQTPRLNAVLSPVTLATSSQPCCQCYGATVWAGIDRLLIGANSADVEELTPFDEGPLPADWVGELNKRGIEVVQGLNRDAARSVLRAYGESDGARY from the coding sequence ATGCTGTACGCGCAAGTCCACCTGACCCTTCCCGCCTGGATCCACGACCAGATCGACCTGGATCGTCGATATCCGGGCGATGAGGCCAAGGTCGCGCTGGCGATCGAGCTGTCGCGGCTGAATGTCGACCACGCCAGTGGCGGCCCGTTCGGCGCCGTGGTGTTCGGCCCGGATGACAAGGTGATCGCCGCCGGCGTGAACCGGGTCATGCCACACTCGACCTCGTTGGCGCATGCCGAGAACATGGCCTACATGCTGGCCCAGCAGCGTCTGCAGACCCCGCGCCTGAACGCGGTGCTGTCGCCGGTCACCCTGGCCACCAGCTCGCAGCCGTGCTGCCAGTGCTATGGCGCCACCGTGTGGGCCGGCATCGACCGCCTGCTGATCGGTGCCAACTCGGCCGACGTCGAGGAACTGACCCCGTTCGACGAAGGCCCGCTGCCCGCCGACTGGGTGGGCGAGCTCAACAAGCGTGGCATCGAAGTGGTGCAGGGCCTGAACCGCGATGCGGCGCGCAGCGTGCTGCGTGCCTATGGGGAAAGTGATGGCGCCCGTTACTGA
- the rlmM gene encoding 23S rRNA (cytidine(2498)-2'-O)-methyltransferase RlmM, whose protein sequence is MAPVTESGIGLLCLCRQGFEPELAGELQFRAGAAGFAGYARTQRNDGYVLFMCDEAAALAPRLPWRELIFARQKLVVLAELPQLDPADRITPMLEVLADAPRFGDLWVEHPDSDAGKPLSGLARAFGNALRPALRKAGKLSDKPNARLPRLHVVFVDGTHAFVCVADPADSAPWALGIPRLKLLPDAPSRSALKLDEALLTLLAPEEREALVRPGMRAADLGAAPGGWTWVLTRQHVHVLSIDNGPLRQHVLDTGLVEHLRADGFHWHPEQPLDWMVCDMVEQPRRVAERMATWFREGWCRHAIFNLKLPMKKRWDETRLCLDLFQDQAGKPLVVRAKQLYHDREEITVLASPLR, encoded by the coding sequence ATGGCGCCCGTTACTGAGTCCGGCATCGGCCTGCTGTGCCTGTGCAGGCAGGGCTTCGAGCCCGAGCTGGCCGGCGAACTGCAGTTCCGCGCAGGCGCCGCCGGTTTTGCCGGTTACGCCCGTACCCAGCGCAATGATGGCTACGTGCTCTTCATGTGCGACGAGGCCGCGGCGCTTGCACCGCGACTGCCGTGGCGCGAGCTGATCTTCGCCCGCCAGAAGCTGGTGGTGCTGGCCGAGCTGCCGCAGCTGGACCCGGCCGACCGCATCACCCCGATGCTGGAGGTGCTGGCCGATGCGCCGCGCTTCGGTGATCTGTGGGTGGAACATCCCGATTCGGACGCGGGCAAGCCGCTGTCCGGGCTCGCGCGTGCGTTCGGCAATGCGTTGCGCCCGGCGCTGCGCAAGGCCGGCAAGCTCAGCGACAAACCCAACGCACGCCTGCCGCGCCTGCACGTGGTGTTCGTCGATGGCACCCACGCCTTCGTCTGTGTGGCCGATCCGGCCGACAGCGCGCCGTGGGCCTTGGGCATTCCGCGCCTGAAGCTGCTGCCCGACGCACCTTCGCGCTCAGCGCTGAAGCTGGATGAGGCACTGCTGACTCTGCTTGCCCCTGAAGAACGCGAAGCGCTGGTTCGCCCGGGCATGCGCGCGGCCGACCTGGGCGCCGCACCGGGCGGCTGGACGTGGGTGCTGACCCGCCAGCACGTGCATGTGCTGAGCATCGACAATGGTCCGCTGCGCCAGCACGTGCTGGACACTGGACTGGTCGAGCACCTGCGCGCCGATGGCTTCCACTGGCATCCGGAACAACCGCTGGACTGGATGGTCTGCGACATGGTCGAGCAACCGCGTCGCGTTGCCGAGCGCATGGCCACCTGGTTCCGCGAGGGCTGGTGCAGGCACGCGATCTTCAACCTGAAGCTGCCGATGAAGAAGCGCTGGGACGAGACCCGCCTGTGCCTGGACCTGTTCCAGGACCAGGCCGGCAAGCCGCTGGTGGTCCGTGCCAAGCAGCTGTATCACGATCGGGAAGAAATCACGGTGCTGGCCTCGCCGCTGCGCTGA